The Wigglesworthia glossinidia endosymbiont of Glossina morsitans morsitans (Yale colony) genome has a window encoding:
- a CDS encoding YbaB/EbfC family nucleoid-associated protein, giving the protein MFDKNGMNNLMQQAQKIQEKMQWMQEEIARLESIGESGAGLVQVKLNGSHNCNYVKIDNSLLSDKEMLEDLIAAAFNDAIRRISEIQKEKIAAVSNAMQLPPGFKMPF; this is encoded by the coding sequence ATGTTTGATAAAAATGGAATGAATAATCTAATGCAACAAGCTCAAAAAATTCAAGAAAAAATGCAATGGATGCAAGAAGAGATTGCTCGATTAGAATCTATTGGAGAATCTGGAGCAGGACTCGTTCAAGTAAAACTTAATGGATCACATAACTGCAATTATGTAAAAATTGATAATAGTTTATTATCAGATAAAGAAATGCTAGAAGATCTTATAGCTGCTGCTTTCAATGATGCTATTCGCAGAATTTCAGAAATACAAAAAGAAAAAATTGCAGCAGTATCAAATGCAATGCAGTTGCCGCCGGGATTTAAAATGCCGTTTTAA
- the rplL gene encoding 50S ribosomal protein L7/L12 encodes MSITKQQILDAVSEMSVLEIAELVSMMEKKFGVSAIASNVPSESNSSGKSEEKSEFDVLLQEIGKNKISVIKVVRSSLSLGLKEAKDLVESTLPVVLKSGLNKNEAESLKKSIELSGAKIVLQ; translated from the coding sequence ATGTCAATAACTAAGCAACAAATTTTAGATGCAGTCTCTGAAATGTCGGTATTAGAAATTGCCGAGCTCGTTTCTATGATGGAAAAAAAATTTGGAGTTTCTGCGATCGCATCCAATGTGCCTTCGGAATCTAATTCATCTGGAAAATCAGAAGAAAAATCTGAATTTGATGTTTTATTACAGGAAATTGGGAAAAATAAAATTTCTGTTATTAAAGTGGTTCGATCTTCGCTTAGTTTAGGTTTGAAAGAAGCAAAAGATTTAGTAGAATCAACTTTGCCAGTAGTATTAAAATCAGGATTAAATAAAAATGAAGCAGAGTCTTTAAAAAAATCTATAGAATTATCTGGGGCTAAAATTGTCTTACAATAG
- the rpoB gene encoding DNA-directed RNA polymerase subunit beta has translation MSYSYTEKKRIRKDFGKRPQVLNIPYLLAIQIDSFQKFIERDPSGCYGLEAALRSIFPIKSYNGNAELRYVNYHLGEPIFDVKECRVRSATFSAPLRVILRLVVYDNESKNIVKNIKEQEVYMGEIPLMTHNGTFIINGTERVVVSQLHRSPGVFFDSDKGKTHSSGKVLYNARIIPYRGSWLDFEFDAKDHLFVRIDRRRKLPVTILLKALNIDIPNMLNIFFERVTYYINKKEELFMHLIPKRLRGETALFDIIAQGKIYIEKGRRITARHIRKLEIDKISQIQVPFEYIIGKVVIKDYIDTRTNKIIVTANTEITEEIILKLKKSGFDLVETLFTNDLDHGSYISETLRIDSTHDQTSALIEIYRMMRPGEPPTREASENLFANLFFSEDRYDLSSVGRMKFNRSLSRNTSEGSSLLSTTDIIDVIKRLIDIRNGKSEVDDIDHLGNRRIRSVGEMAENQFRIGLVRVERAVKERLSLGDLDTIMPQDMINAKPISAAVKEFFGSSQLSQFMDQNNPLSEITHKRRISALGPGGLTRERAGFEVRDVHPTHYGRVCPIETPEGPNIGLINSLSVYARTNEYGFLETPYRCVQNSVVTDDIHYLSAIEEGKFIIAQANTNLDKNGYLINEFVTCRHKGESSLFSREEVNYMDVSTQQIVSVGASLIPFLEHDDANRALMGANMQRQAVPTLRTEKPLVGTGMERAVAVDSGVTAVAKRGGIIQYLDASRIIVKVNYNEILNKDVGVDIYHLTKYVRSNQNTCINQIPCISLGDKIEQGDVLADGPSTDLGELALGQNMRIAFMPWNGYNFEDSMLVSERVVHEDRFTTIHIQELACMSRDTKLGAEEITSDIPNISETALLKLDESGIVYIGAEVKGGDILVGKVTPKGETQLTPEEKLLRAIFGEKASDVKDSSLRVPNGVSGTVIDVEIFTRDGVEKDKRALEIEDMQLKIAQKNFIEELEIFKISLKMQIITFLKQNNIDSNELSNILKGNLTHLKFLDKHAKLKLQDLVKKYFSLQKEFETKLEIKKKKIIQGDDLAPGVLKIVKVYLAVKRQIQPGDKMAGRHGNKGVISKITPIEDMPYDENGIPVDMVLNPLGVPSRMNIGQILEAHLGLAAKGIGNIINDMLKKNTKISKIRKFMQDAYNVGNGIRQKVKLENFSDLEIMKLANNLKYGMPVSTPVFDGAKEEEIKELLRFSQCPDSGQITLFDGQTGEKFDRPVTVGYMYMLKLNHLVDDKMHARSTGSYSLVTQQPLGGKAQFGGQRFGEMEVWALEAYGAAYTLQEMLTVKSDDVNGRTKMYKNIVDGSHLMEPGMPESFNVLLKEIRSLGINIELEESN, from the coding sequence ATGTCTTATTCTTATACTGAAAAAAAACGCATTCGAAAAGACTTTGGAAAACGTCCGCAAGTTTTAAATATACCATATTTACTTGCCATTCAAATTGATTCATTTCAAAAGTTTATAGAACGCGATCCAAGTGGTTGTTATGGATTAGAAGCAGCTCTTCGTTCAATTTTTCCTATAAAAAGTTACAATGGAAATGCAGAATTACGATATGTAAATTATCACCTCGGTGAGCCTATATTTGATGTCAAAGAATGTCGAGTAAGAAGCGCTACATTTTCTGCACCACTTAGAGTAATATTACGTTTAGTAGTATATGATAATGAATCAAAAAATATAGTAAAAAACATAAAAGAACAAGAAGTATATATGGGAGAAATTCCATTAATGACGCATAATGGCACGTTTATTATTAATGGTACTGAAAGAGTAGTAGTATCTCAATTACATCGTAGTCCAGGTGTATTTTTTGACAGTGACAAAGGAAAAACGCATTCCTCTGGAAAAGTATTATATAATGCACGCATTATTCCTTATAGAGGATCATGGTTAGATTTTGAATTTGATGCAAAAGACCATTTATTTGTAAGAATTGACCGTCGTCGTAAATTACCCGTGACAATTTTGCTAAAAGCTTTGAATATTGATATTCCAAATATGTTAAACATATTTTTTGAACGCGTAACATATTATATCAACAAAAAAGAAGAGCTTTTCATGCATTTAATTCCAAAACGTTTACGTGGAGAAACGGCATTATTTGATATTATCGCTCAAGGCAAAATTTATATTGAAAAAGGCCGTCGTATTACAGCTAGACATATTCGAAAATTAGAAATTGACAAAATTTCGCAAATTCAAGTACCTTTTGAGTATATTATAGGAAAAGTTGTTATTAAAGATTATATTGATACACGAACAAATAAAATTATTGTTACTGCAAACACTGAGATTACTGAAGAAATTATTTTAAAATTAAAAAAATCTGGTTTTGATTTAGTTGAAACTTTATTTACAAATGATTTAGATCATGGTTCTTACATATCGGAAACATTACGAATCGATTCTACACATGATCAAACAAGTGCATTGATAGAAATTTATCGCATGATGAGACCAGGAGAACCTCCAACTCGAGAAGCATCTGAAAATTTGTTTGCAAATTTATTTTTTTCAGAAGATCGATATGATCTCTCTTCAGTAGGTAGAATGAAATTTAATCGATCTTTATCTAGAAATACATCAGAAGGATCAAGTTTATTAAGTACGACAGACATTATTGATGTTATTAAACGTTTAATTGATATTCGAAATGGGAAAAGTGAAGTAGATGACATTGATCATTTAGGAAATAGACGTATTCGATCCGTAGGAGAAATGGCTGAAAATCAGTTTAGAATAGGTTTAGTAAGAGTTGAAAGAGCCGTAAAAGAAAGATTATCCTTGGGAGATCTAGATACTATTATGCCGCAAGATATGATTAACGCTAAACCTATTTCAGCAGCTGTAAAAGAATTTTTTGGATCTAGTCAATTATCTCAATTTATGGATCAAAATAATCCATTATCGGAAATTACTCATAAACGTCGTATTTCAGCATTAGGTCCAGGTGGATTAACACGTGAACGTGCAGGTTTTGAAGTCAGAGATGTACATCCCACACATTACGGAAGAGTATGTCCTATCGAAACACCGGAAGGACCAAATATAGGCTTAATAAATTCATTATCCGTATATGCTCGTACTAACGAATATGGTTTTTTAGAAACGCCTTATAGATGTGTTCAAAATAGTGTAGTAACAGATGATATTCATTACCTTTCAGCTATAGAAGAAGGCAAATTTATTATTGCCCAAGCTAACACAAATTTAGATAAAAATGGATATTTAATTAACGAATTTGTTACATGCAGGCATAAAGGTGAATCAAGTTTGTTCAGTCGCGAAGAAGTGAATTACATGGATGTTTCTACACAACAAATTGTTTCTGTCGGAGCATCTTTAATTCCATTTTTAGAACACGATGACGCAAATAGAGCATTAATGGGCGCAAATATGCAACGTCAAGCAGTCCCCACTTTACGAACCGAAAAGCCACTCGTAGGAACCGGAATGGAAAGAGCAGTTGCTGTAGATTCAGGAGTAACTGCTGTTGCTAAAAGAGGCGGTATTATACAGTATTTAGATGCATCTCGAATTATTGTTAAAGTAAATTATAATGAAATCTTAAATAAAGATGTAGGCGTAGATATTTATCATTTAACAAAATATGTTCGATCAAATCAAAATACATGTATTAATCAAATACCATGTATTTCTTTAGGAGATAAAATAGAACAAGGAGATGTTTTAGCTGACGGTCCATCTACAGATTTAGGAGAATTGGCACTTGGACAAAATATGCGTATAGCTTTTATGCCATGGAATGGGTATAACTTTGAAGATTCTATGTTAGTTTCCGAACGCGTAGTACATGAAGATAGATTTACTACAATACATATTCAAGAACTAGCATGCATGTCAAGAGATACCAAATTAGGTGCAGAAGAAATTACCTCAGATATTCCAAATATTAGTGAAACAGCTCTTTTGAAATTAGATGAATCAGGAATTGTATATATTGGAGCTGAAGTTAAAGGAGGCGATATTTTGGTAGGTAAAGTTACTCCTAAAGGAGAAACTCAATTAACTCCAGAAGAAAAATTATTGCGTGCTATTTTTGGAGAAAAAGCTTCTGATGTAAAAGATTCATCTTTGCGAGTACCTAACGGAGTATCTGGAACAGTTATTGATGTTGAAATATTTACTCGAGATGGTGTAGAAAAAGATAAAAGAGCTCTAGAAATTGAAGATATGCAACTAAAAATTGCGCAAAAAAACTTTATTGAAGAATTAGAAATTTTTAAAATTAGCTTAAAAATGCAAATTATTACTTTTTTAAAGCAAAATAATATTGATAGTAATGAACTATCAAATATTTTAAAAGGTAATTTAACACATTTAAAATTTTTAGATAAACATGCAAAGTTAAAATTACAAGATTTAGTAAAAAAATATTTTAGTTTACAAAAAGAATTCGAAACAAAATTAGAAATAAAAAAGAAAAAAATTATTCAAGGCGATGATTTAGCACCGGGAGTATTAAAAATAGTTAAAGTTTATTTAGCCGTAAAAAGACAAATTCAACCTGGCGATAAAATGGCAGGTAGACATGGTAACAAAGGAGTAATTTCTAAAATTACGCCAATTGAAGATATGCCATATGACGAAAATGGTATACCTGTTGATATGGTATTAAATCCATTAGGAGTACCATCTCGGATGAATATTGGTCAAATTTTAGAAGCGCATTTAGGTTTAGCAGCAAAAGGAATTGGGAATATTATTAATGACATGTTAAAAAAAAATACAAAAATATCAAAAATACGTAAATTCATGCAAGATGCTTATAATGTAGGAAATGGAATTCGGCAAAAAGTTAAATTAGAAAACTTTTCAGATTTAGAAATTATGAAACTTGCTAATAATTTAAAATACGGGATGCCAGTATCTACACCTGTATTTGATGGTGCTAAAGAAGAAGAAATTAAAGAACTATTACGTTTTAGTCAATGCCCCGATTCCGGTCAAATTACATTATTTGATGGACAAACAGGAGAAAAGTTTGACAGACCGGTTACTGTTGGATACATGTATATGTTAAAATTAAATCATTTAGTAGATGACAAAATGCATGCAAGATCAACTGGTTCATACAGTTTAGTTACACAACAACCATTAGGAGGGAAAGCTCAGTTTGGTGGTCAAAGATTTGGAGAAATGGAAGTGTGGGCTTTAGAAGCCTATGGAGCAGCATATACTTTACAAGAAATGCTTACCGTTAAATCTGATGATGTTAATGGACGTACTAAAATGTATAAAAATATTGTTGATGGTAGTCATTTAATGGAACCTGGAATGCCGGAATCGTTTAATGTTTTATTAAAAGAAATTAGATCCTTAGGAATTAATATTGAATTAGAAGAAAGTAATTAA
- the rplJ gene encoding 50S ribosomal protein L10: MVLNLKKKKNIISKINQCMKSALSIVIADPTGIQANEMNDLRKKSRALKIDIKYLRNTLIKLSVLGTNFSNLKDKINGPNLIAFSYLHPGSGARLFKEFERKNNKCKIKIAIFEKKVLLDSDINYLVDLPTYEESIRSFITIIQEISIKKFIRMLIFIRHSKHIN, encoded by the coding sequence ATGGTCTTAAACCTTAAAAAAAAGAAAAATATAATTTCTAAAATTAATCAATGTATGAAATCTGCACTATCGATTGTTATAGCAGATCCAACTGGCATACAAGCAAATGAAATGAATGATTTACGTAAAAAAAGCAGAGCACTAAAAATTGATATTAAATATCTGCGTAATACATTAATAAAATTATCAGTTTTAGGAACTAATTTTTCAAATTTAAAAGATAAAATTAATGGACCCAACTTAATTGCCTTTTCTTATTTACATCCTGGATCCGGAGCACGTTTATTTAAAGAATTTGAACGTAAAAACAACAAATGTAAAATAAAAATAGCAATATTTGAAAAAAAAGTTTTGTTAGATTCAGATATTAATTATTTAGTAGATTTACCAACATACGAAGAGTCAATAAGAAGTTTTATTACAATTATACAAGAAATATCAATCAAAAAATTTATACGTATGTTAATTTTTATTAGACACAGTAAACATATCAATTAA
- the hha gene encoding hemolysin expression modulator Hha, whose protein sequence is MKKIDYLMRLRKCRTLATLERVIEKNKYKLSNDELEIFNSAADHRLAEITMNTLYDKVPNSVWKYVR, encoded by the coding sequence ATGAAAAAAATAGATTATCTTATGCGTTTAAGAAAATGCCGAACTTTAGCTACTTTAGAACGTGTAATTGAAAAAAACAAATACAAATTATCTAACGATGAATTAGAAATTTTTAATTCTGCAGCGGATCATAGATTAGCTGAAATTACTATGAATACTTTATATGATAAAGTTCCTAACTCAGTTTGGAAATATGTGCGTTAA
- the dnaX gene encoding DNA polymerase III subunit gamma/tau produces the protein MYYKPLTLKWRPKHFHELIGQHNILKLIENSFLLKRIQSVYLISGIKGIGKTSLARLIAKGLNCKNGITFRPCQSCCNCQEADSNCFIDLIEIDAASYTKIEYIKEVLDTIKYSPSKGRYKIYIIDEVHMLSKYSFNALLKILEEPPLHTKFILATTEIYKIPETIFSRCFHLNLQPIRKKYIIDRLKNILTLENVYYEEYALDLIAQSSQKSMRNALSLTEKALILGNNKILSNLVSKMLGIVHINEIFNLFEALILSNKEQLISFFEICAKKIVNWDDFLIKLLILIHQIILFQIYPNKMNFILKKEKYIRFQKISKKISTNDLHNYYQIFLKGRQELTYAPEQKIAVEMIILRAFLYSIN, from the coding sequence ATGTATTATAAACCGCTCACATTAAAATGGAGACCTAAACATTTTCATGAATTAATTGGTCAACATAATATTTTAAAATTAATAGAAAATAGTTTTCTTTTAAAAAGAATTCAAAGTGTTTATTTAATTAGTGGCATTAAAGGCATAGGTAAAACTAGTCTCGCACGATTAATTGCAAAAGGATTAAATTGTAAAAATGGAATAACATTTCGGCCATGCCAATCATGTTGTAATTGCCAAGAAGCTGATAGTAATTGTTTTATTGATTTAATCGAAATTGATGCCGCATCTTATACAAAGATAGAATATATTAAAGAAGTGCTAGATACCATTAAATATTCTCCATCAAAAGGTAGATATAAGATATATATTATAGATGAAGTACATATGTTATCTAAATATAGCTTTAACGCTTTGTTAAAAATATTAGAAGAACCTCCATTACATACAAAATTCATTTTAGCAACTACTGAAATATATAAAATTCCAGAAACAATTTTTTCGAGATGTTTTCATTTAAATCTTCAACCTATACGAAAAAAATACATTATTGATCGATTAAAAAATATATTAACATTAGAAAATGTTTACTATGAAGAGTACGCTTTAGATTTAATAGCACAAAGTTCGCAAAAAAGCATGCGAAATGCGTTAAGCTTAACAGAGAAAGCATTAATACTAGGGAACAATAAAATTTTATCAAATTTAGTATCTAAAATGTTAGGTATTGTGCATATAAACGAAATATTTAATTTATTTGAAGCTTTAATTTTATCTAATAAAGAACAGTTAATATCTTTTTTTGAAATATGCGCAAAAAAAATTGTAAATTGGGATGATTTTTTAATTAAATTGTTAATACTAATACATCAAATTATACTTTTTCAAATTTATCCTAATAAAATGAATTTCATATTAAAAAAAGAAAAATATATACGATTTCAGAAAATTTCAAAAAAAATTTCCACAAATGATTTACATAATTATTATCAAATTTTTCTTAAAGGTAGACAAGAGCTGACTTATGCACCTGAACAAAAAATTGCAGTAGAAATGATAATTTTACGCGCTTTTTTATATTCTATAAATTAA
- the rpoC gene encoding DNA-directed RNA polymerase subunit beta' encodes MKDLLKFLKTQNKIEEFDAIKIALASPDMIRSWSFGEIKKPETINYRTFKPERDGLFCARIFGPVKDYECLCGKYKRLKHRGVICEKCGVEVTQTKVRRERMGHIELASPTAHIWFLKSLPSRIGLLLDMPLRDIERVLYFESYVVIEEGMTNLEQRKILTEEQYLDALEEFGDEFDAKMGAEAIQELLKNINLKETCNQIRQELLEINSETKRKKLTKRIKLLEAFIQSGNKPEWMILNVLPVLPPDLRPLVPLDGGRFATSDLNDLYRRVINRNNRLKRLLDLAAPDIIVRNEKRMLQEAVDALLDNGRRGRAITGSNKRPLKSLADMIKGKQGRFRQNLLGKRVDYSGRSVITVGPYLRLHQCGLPKKMALELFKPFIYGKLELNGFATTIKAAKKMVEREESVVWDILEEVIKEHPVMLNRAPTLHRLGIQAFEPILIEGKAIQLHPLVCAAYNADFDGDQMAVHVPLTLEAQLEARALMMSTNNILSPANGEPIIVPSQDVVLGLYYMTRDCINQKGEGMLLSSPKEAEHVYHSKIANLHAKVKVRITQYKKLNSGQFEKTIQVVDTTIGRSILWMIVPKGLSFELVNQVLGKKSISNMLNTCYRILGLKPTVMFADQIMYTGFSYAAKSGASVGIDDIVIPSKKSKIIQDAEKEVSEIQEQFQSGLVTAGERYNKVIDIWAAANERVARAMMKNLSTDTVVDHNGIQHKQVSFNNIFMMADSGARGSAAQIRQLAGMRGLMAKPDGSIIETPITANFREGLNVLQYFISTHGARKGLADTALKTANSGYLTRRLVDVAQDLVVTEDDCGTLSGITMTPVIEGGEVKEPLRERVLGRVILEDILQPGTSNVLINRNILLSETWCNILEKHSIDKIKVRSVVTCETNFGVCAKCYGRDLARGHLVNKGEAIGVIAAQSIGEPGTQLTMRTFHIGGAAARSASESSIQSRNDGIIKLNNAKFVITENNKIIITSRHAALKIIDKFGRTKEKYKLPYGAIVNKNTGEKIYNREIIANWDPHTIPIITEVSGYIKFSDIIEGQTVTRQTDELTGVSFISVLDTAERTGINKELRPALKIINAEGKDIYLPGTDIPAQYFLPGKSILQLENGAKIRSGDVLARLSLETSGIKDITGGLPRVADLFEARKPKEPAILAEISGIVSFGKETKGKRRLIISPVDGSEIYEEMIPKWRNLNVFEGERVEKGDVISDGPESPHDILRLRGVHAVTKYIVNEVQEVYRLQGVKINDKHIEVIIRQMLKKATIINSKTSEFLEGEQIEFSRIRIANSTTQNTNKITYSRDLLGITKASLATESFISAASFQETTRVLTEAAVSGKKDELRGLKENVIVGRLIPAGTGYAYHKKRLLKRKQKSSALQSPINHVSVDEASENLKELLKANLRDN; translated from the coding sequence GTGAAAGATCTATTAAAATTTTTAAAAACTCAAAATAAAATAGAAGAGTTTGATGCAATCAAGATTGCTTTAGCATCTCCTGACATGATTCGATCATGGTCATTCGGAGAAATTAAAAAACCAGAAACAATTAATTATCGTACTTTTAAGCCAGAAAGAGACGGACTTTTCTGCGCACGTATTTTTGGTCCAGTAAAAGATTATGAATGTTTATGCGGAAAATATAAAAGATTGAAGCACCGAGGCGTAATTTGCGAAAAATGCGGTGTAGAAGTAACACAAACAAAAGTAAGACGCGAAAGAATGGGTCATATAGAATTAGCTTCTCCTACAGCGCACATTTGGTTTTTAAAATCTTTACCATCACGTATTGGCCTATTATTAGATATGCCATTAAGAGATATTGAACGCGTACTATATTTTGAATCTTATGTAGTTATTGAAGAAGGCATGACTAATTTAGAACAGCGCAAAATTCTTACAGAAGAACAGTATCTAGATGCTTTAGAAGAATTTGGAGATGAATTTGATGCTAAAATGGGTGCAGAAGCTATTCAAGAACTATTAAAAAATATTAATTTAAAAGAAACATGTAACCAAATTCGTCAAGAACTATTAGAAATAAATTCTGAAACTAAAAGAAAAAAATTAACTAAAAGGATAAAATTGTTAGAAGCATTTATACAATCTGGTAATAAACCAGAATGGATGATATTAAACGTTTTACCCGTACTTCCTCCAGATTTAAGACCATTAGTTCCACTGGATGGAGGTCGTTTTGCAACATCAGATTTAAACGATTTATATCGTCGAGTAATTAATCGTAATAATCGATTGAAAAGGCTTTTAGATCTTGCAGCACCCGATATTATCGTGCGTAACGAAAAACGTATGCTGCAGGAAGCCGTTGATGCATTATTAGATAATGGCCGTCGCGGACGTGCAATTACAGGATCAAATAAACGTCCATTAAAATCTTTAGCAGATATGATTAAAGGTAAACAAGGACGTTTTCGTCAGAATCTTCTTGGAAAACGCGTCGATTATTCAGGAAGATCTGTAATAACGGTAGGACCATATTTACGCTTACATCAATGTGGATTACCAAAAAAAATGGCTCTAGAATTGTTTAAACCATTTATTTATGGAAAATTAGAATTAAATGGTTTTGCTACAACCATCAAAGCTGCAAAAAAAATGGTTGAAAGAGAAGAAAGTGTAGTATGGGATATCTTAGAAGAAGTAATTAAAGAACATCCAGTGATGCTTAATCGAGCACCTACTTTACACAGATTAGGTATTCAAGCATTTGAACCAATATTAATTGAAGGAAAAGCTATTCAGCTACATCCATTAGTTTGCGCTGCTTATAACGCAGATTTTGATGGCGATCAAATGGCCGTTCATGTTCCATTAACACTAGAAGCCCAATTAGAAGCTCGTGCACTTATGATGTCTACAAATAATATTTTATCCCCTGCTAATGGAGAACCCATAATTGTTCCATCACAAGACGTAGTATTAGGATTGTACTATATGACGCGTGATTGCATTAACCAAAAAGGCGAAGGCATGCTATTAAGCAGTCCAAAAGAAGCTGAACATGTATATCATTCAAAAATTGCAAATTTACATGCTAAAGTAAAAGTTAGAATTACACAATACAAAAAATTAAATTCTGGTCAATTTGAAAAAACGATACAAGTAGTAGATACTACTATTGGACGATCTATTTTGTGGATGATTGTTCCGAAAGGATTATCTTTTGAGTTAGTTAATCAAGTATTAGGAAAAAAATCAATTTCAAATATGTTGAATACATGTTATCGTATTTTAGGCTTAAAACCGACAGTAATGTTCGCAGATCAAATTATGTATACCGGGTTTTCATATGCCGCAAAATCAGGAGCTTCAGTAGGCATCGACGACATTGTTATTCCATCAAAAAAATCTAAAATTATTCAAGATGCCGAAAAAGAAGTATCTGAAATTCAAGAACAATTTCAATCTGGATTAGTTACTGCAGGAGAAAGATACAACAAAGTAATTGATATTTGGGCAGCAGCAAATGAACGTGTAGCTCGAGCAATGATGAAAAATTTATCTACAGACACTGTGGTTGACCACAACGGTATACAACATAAACAGGTATCTTTTAACAATATTTTTATGATGGCCGATTCCGGAGCAAGAGGTTCAGCAGCTCAAATCAGACAACTTGCAGGAATGCGTGGACTCATGGCGAAACCAGACGGTTCAATTATAGAAACTCCAATTACTGCAAATTTTAGAGAAGGACTAAATGTATTACAATACTTTATTTCTACTCATGGAGCACGTAAAGGACTTGCAGATACAGCATTAAAAACTGCAAATTCAGGTTATTTAACTAGAAGATTAGTAGATGTAGCACAAGATCTCGTCGTTACAGAAGACGACTGCGGTACATTATCTGGAATTACTATGACTCCAGTAATTGAAGGCGGTGAAGTTAAGGAACCATTACGTGAAAGAGTTTTAGGCAGAGTGATATTAGAAGATATTTTACAACCTGGAACATCAAATGTTTTAATAAATCGTAATATTCTATTAAGCGAAACATGGTGTAATATTTTAGAAAAACATTCAATAGATAAAATTAAAGTCAGATCAGTTGTTACATGCGAAACAAATTTTGGTGTATGCGCGAAATGTTACGGTAGAGATTTAGCTAGAGGTCATTTAGTAAATAAAGGGGAAGCTATCGGAGTTATTGCTGCTCAATCTATAGGAGAACCAGGTACACAGTTAACAATGCGTACATTCCACATCGGAGGCGCTGCAGCTCGATCAGCTTCCGAATCTAGTATTCAATCAAGAAATGATGGAATTATAAAACTAAATAATGCAAAGTTTGTTATTACAGAAAATAATAAAATTATAATTACATCACGTCATGCCGCATTAAAAATTATTGATAAATTTGGAAGAACAAAAGAAAAATATAAACTTCCATACGGCGCAATTGTTAATAAAAATACTGGAGAAAAAATTTATAACAGAGAAATTATTGCTAATTGGGATCCTCATACTATTCCAATCATTACCGAAGTCAGTGGATATATAAAATTTAGTGATATCATAGAAGGTCAAACAGTTACACGTCAAACAGACGAACTAACAGGCGTATCTTTTATTTCTGTATTAGATACAGCAGAAAGAACAGGCATAAATAAAGAGTTACGTCCTGCTTTAAAGATTATTAATGCAGAAGGAAAAGATATTTATCTGCCAGGTACAGATATACCTGCTCAGTATTTTTTACCAGGAAAATCAATTTTACAATTGGAGAATGGAGCAAAAATTAGAAGTGGAGACGTACTTGCACGTTTATCTTTAGAAACTAGTGGAATTAAAGATATTACAGGAGGTTTACCACGAGTTGCAGATTTATTTGAAGCTCGAAAACCTAAAGAACCTGCTATTTTAGCAGAAATTAGCGGCATTGTTTCTTTTGGAAAAGAAACAAAAGGAAAAAGAAGGCTAATAATATCTCCTGTTGACGGATCAGAAATATATGAAGAAATGATTCCAAAATGGAGAAATTTAAATGTTTTTGAAGGAGAACGCGTAGAAAAAGGAGATGTAATTTCTGATGGGCCAGAATCTCCACACGATATACTTCGTTTAAGAGGAGTGCATGCAGTAACAAAATACATTGTGAATGAAGTTCAAGAAGTATATCGATTGCAAGGTGTAAAAATAAATGATAAACATATTGAAGTAATAATTCGTCAAATGTTAAAAAAAGCAACTATTATAAATAGTAAAACATCAGAATTTTTAGAAGGCGAACAAATCGAGTTCTCTCGGATTAGAATAGCAAATAGTACTACTCAAAATACAAATAAAATTACTTATTCTCGTGATTTATTAGGAATTACAAAAGCTTCTCTAGCAACAGAATCTTTTATTTCTGCAGCTTCATTTCAAGAAACTACTCGTGTATTAACAGAAGCGGCTGTATCTGGAAAAAAAGATGAATTAAGAGGATTAAAAGAAAACGTAATTGTCGGTAGATTAATTCCTGCAGGTACAGGGTATGCATACCATAAAAAACGTTTATTAAAACGCAAACAAAAAAGTAGTGCTTTACAATCTCCTATTAATCATGTTAGCGTCGACGAAGCTTCCGAAAATTTAAAAGAACTTTTAAAAGCTAATTTAAGAGATAATTGA